The Terriglobales bacterium region CCGCCCAGCAGGACCAGCAGCACTGCCAGCGTAAGCCTCTGCTTGGCTTTCATGACTGGTTCTTAGCCTATCTGCGAGCCCGGCCGCTGACAACCGGGCAGGGCCCCCACCCCGGAGCCTGCCCTAAGGCGAAGGACGCCCGCCCCTGGCGCGACCGGGTTGCCCTTACCCGGCCGCCGGGGGGTCCCGGAGGCAGGTCTTGGGGCTTCCGGCTGTGTTTTCGGCCCCGAGACCCGGCGGCATCCCCGGCCAACGGGCCGGCCCTGGACCCTGCCCGGGAGGCCGCTGCCGCCCCCGCCGCCGGGCTGGAACAGGGGCGTGCGATTTCGGTCACTCATATGTGTGACGGAAATCACTGCAAGCCTGACCGCTCTCCGGCCAGAATCCGCCTCCACCAAAGTTGTGAGTCGGCGGAGCCGCATCGGTTTCCCTGTCCTCGTGCGATCCATGGCCGGGCGACCCGCCGCTGTAGGGCCCCGTATCAGGTAGGCGAACTTGTGCTAACCCCGGTCTCCGGGAGCCGGCCCTGACGAGCGCACGCGCCCTTGTACGAACGCTCGTTCGAGCTGTCGCCCGGCGGCCATGCTTGAGGCGCTTCATCCCGAGTGATCGGCCTAGCTGTCAACCCGAACCGTTCCACCCCTGGACAGAAAGGTAACCAGATACGCCTTGCCCTGTCCCGCGGGTCGAGGAGGCAATAATGGCAACAAACGGTAACCCCAAACTGCCGTCGTGGCCGGCGGTACCCATTCTCAAGCCCGAGGAGGTCTACGCCGGGCTCAGTGACCAGGCCAAGGACTACCCTCTGTTCCTGGAATCCATTGTCCGCCAGGAGCACAACTTCGAAAAGCCCGAGGCCCTGGCCGACATCCGCGTGCTCGACTGCAGCACCCGCATGATGATCGGCCACTGGTGCTCCTCACAACTCGCTGAACTCGGCGCCGAAGTCATCCAGGTCGAACCCCCGGGCGGCGATCCCTTGCGCCAGCTCACTCCCTTCGGCCGCCGGGAATACATGTTCAAGGATAAGGAGACGGGCGAGGAAGTCGGCGCCCAGTTCCTGCACGAGATGCGCAACAAGCTCTCCGTGACCCTGAACCTGGAAGCGGAAGAAGGACGCGAGATCCTGAAGCAGTTGGTGGTGCATGCCGACGTGCTGATCGAGAACGCGCCCCCGGGACAGTTCGATGCCTGGGGCATCGGCTACCGGCAACTCAAGGAGATCAACCCCCGCCTGGTGTACTGCTGGGTGGGACAGCGCGGCCAGTGGGGCCCGCTGAAGGACAAGGAAGGCATGGTGGAGCCGACCGCACAGGCATCCTGCGGCTTCGTCCATGGCACCGGCGATCCCAAGGAGTTCGGCGGCACACCCATGCGTTCCGCCCTGTGGATGGCGGACCACGTCGGTGGCACCACCGCGGCCATGGGCATCCTGGCGGCCATTCATTACCGCAACACCGTGTCGGGCGAGGGCCAGTTCGTCGAGGCCACCTCAGCTGAAGCCATCATCCGCATCCTGGACTACAGTTGGGTGTGGCATTCGATGGACGGCAGCATCCGCCCTCGCTTCGGCAATTGGGACCTGGCGATCAACATCTACGCCGTCAATCCCTGCAAGGACGGCTACATGATGGTGGGCGGCGGCCACGATCGCCTGTGGTATCGCATCTGGCGGGTAGTGGGGGACGAGTACCCCAAGGTCGAGGACGACATCCTCGGCGATCCGCACCTGCGCGAAGTGGCCGATCGTCTGGCCTACAACCAGCAGGTCAAGACCTACACCATGCTGTGCGAGTGGCTGAAGGACAACTCCCGCTCCGAGGCGGAGCGCAAGCTGTCCAAGCAGCAGGTCGCCTCCGGTGGTGTGCTCTACGTCAACGAAGTGGCCGAGTACCCGCACTTCAAGTACCGCGGGCACGTGGCCGAATACGAGTCCCCGCACTACGGCAAGATCCTCTACGGCACCACTCCCTTCCTGCAGCACCGGACACCGGGGCGGCTGAAGTGGCTGGGGCGTCCGACCGGGTACGACAACCAGGATGTGTATCGTCGGTTGCTCGGCTTCACCCGCGAGGATTTCAAGCGCCTGGAAGCCGTCACCGCGACGGCCGGGGAAGATGAGGAGGAACTCTGATGGCAAAAGGAAATGGATCTGCCAATCGTGCGGCGAATACGGAAAGCTTCGAGGAGTTTTGCCGCAAGACGTTCAACCCCAAATCAGAGTTCTCCAAGCCGGAAGCGCTGAAGGGGATCCGCGTGCTCTCCTGCACGCAGTACATCCTGGGACCCTCCTGCGCTTCGTACTTCGCCGAGCTGGGCGCCGAGGTCATCAAGATCGAAGCCCCGCGGCGTGGCGAAGCCATGCGGCACACCACGCCTTTCAATGAGCCCTTCCTCTATCCGCTCTCCAAGTTCATCCCGGAGCGCGGCACCGGACTGGGCTTCGTGGGGGCGAACCCCAACGAGTACTTCATCTCGGTGGATTTCCACCGGCCTGAGGGCCAGGCGATCGTCAAGAAACTGGCCGCCAAGGCCGATGTCTTCGTCGAGAACTACCGTCCCGGCACCTTCGACCGCTGGGGCATCGGTTACCGCCAGCTCAGCCAGATCAACCCCCGGTTGATCTACTGCTGGCTGGGCGGGTTCGGGGGATGGGGTCCGGGGCGCGTGCGCGCCTCGTACGACATCCTTGGACAGGCCCAGGGCGGTAACTTCGGCATGACCGGCAAGCAGGAGATGTTCGGTGGCGCGCCGGCCAAGCACACCATCTGGCTGGCCGATTACTGGGGCGGCATGATGGGCGCTACCCAGGTTCTGGCGGCGCTCCACTACCGCGAGAAGACCGGCCAGGGCACGTTCACGGAGTACTCGCAGGTGCACGGCGTCACCCGGCAGTTGGAGTATGCGCTCCCGCTGTACGGGCGGCACGGCATCACCCGCGAGCGCTGGGGCAACTGGGACACCCAGTTGTGCGTGCACGGGATCATCAAGTGCGGCAAATCCTCGTACCCCAAGTCGGAGAACCCGCAAGAGTCCGAGGAAGGCTTCATCCTGGTCAGCGCTTACACTGACGGGGATTTCGCCAAGCTGTGCAAGACGATCAACGACGGCAACTTGGCGACCAAGTACGCCAAGAAGGCCGAGCGTGTGAAGGCCAAGAGCCAGGTCGAGATCTACCCGGTGCTGGAGAAGTGGGCGGCGGACAAGACCAAGGAAGAGGTCGCGGCCATTCTGGACAAGGCCGGGATCAACAACCAGCCGGTCTTTAACGCCAAGGAAGTCGCCAACCATCCGCACTGGGTCGAGCGCGGCGCGGTCCGCTGGCTCGACGATCCGATCTATGGTGACATCATGCACCAGGGCCCGGCGTACAAGCTGTCGGCCACTCCACCCCGCCTGAAGTGGGCGTTGAAACCGGTGGGCGCCGATAACGATTACGTCCTCGGCAAGCTCTGCGGCATCGGCCCGGACGAACTGAAACGTCTCGAAGACGCGGAAACCATCTAGAGGGAGACACATATGCTGCTGATCTGTCCAAGCTGCAAAACCAAGAACTTTCTCGATCCGTATCCCTTCTGGAATTTCAAAGGGACCACGAAATGCGCCGATTGCGGCAAGATCTGGCGCATCGAGACCTCCAATGGCGCCTGCGTCAAGGGCCCGGATGCAGCCACGGGTAATGCCGATCTGCTGCCGGGCTTCGCCGAGAAGCAGGACTACAGTGGGATCTCGGGCCCGGGACTGACCCGTCCCGCGCCCCAGGCTCGTCCCGACTCCGTCTGCCGACCGATCCCCATGAAGAAGAATGTCCGGGGCAATGTAATCGCCGGATATCCGCTCAAGAAGGAGGATCTGGTCGGGAGCGTAGCCAAATTCATGATTGCCGGAGCGAAATAAGGAGGCGATATGGCAAACGATAACCTGTGTGTCCATTGCAAGGGATTTCGCCCGGCGCTGGACCCCAACATCCAGAAGGCGTATCTGGGCAAGTGCACCAAGCGGGAGTGGCCGTTCACGCTCAACATCACCCACGAGGGCTGGACCAAGTGTGAGTTCTTCGAGGAGAGCGGGAGCGTCTACGTGCCGCCGAGCCCGGCCACAGCGGCCGCGGCCACGACGACCGCCGCTGCCGGACCCAAGCGCG contains the following coding sequences:
- a CDS encoding CoA transferase encodes the protein MATNGNPKLPSWPAVPILKPEEVYAGLSDQAKDYPLFLESIVRQEHNFEKPEALADIRVLDCSTRMMIGHWCSSQLAELGAEVIQVEPPGGDPLRQLTPFGRREYMFKDKETGEEVGAQFLHEMRNKLSVTLNLEAEEGREILKQLVVHADVLIENAPPGQFDAWGIGYRQLKEINPRLVYCWVGQRGQWGPLKDKEGMVEPTAQASCGFVHGTGDPKEFGGTPMRSALWMADHVGGTTAAMGILAAIHYRNTVSGEGQFVEATSAEAIIRILDYSWVWHSMDGSIRPRFGNWDLAINIYAVNPCKDGYMMVGGGHDRLWYRIWRVVGDEYPKVEDDILGDPHLREVADRLAYNQQVKTYTMLCEWLKDNSRSEAERKLSKQQVASGGVLYVNEVAEYPHFKYRGHVAEYESPHYGKILYGTTPFLQHRTPGRLKWLGRPTGYDNQDVYRRLLGFTREDFKRLEAVTATAGEDEEEL
- a CDS encoding CoA transferase; translation: MAKGNGSANRAANTESFEEFCRKTFNPKSEFSKPEALKGIRVLSCTQYILGPSCASYFAELGAEVIKIEAPRRGEAMRHTTPFNEPFLYPLSKFIPERGTGLGFVGANPNEYFISVDFHRPEGQAIVKKLAAKADVFVENYRPGTFDRWGIGYRQLSQINPRLIYCWLGGFGGWGPGRVRASYDILGQAQGGNFGMTGKQEMFGGAPAKHTIWLADYWGGMMGATQVLAALHYREKTGQGTFTEYSQVHGVTRQLEYALPLYGRHGITRERWGNWDTQLCVHGIIKCGKSSYPKSENPQESEEGFILVSAYTDGDFAKLCKTINDGNLATKYAKKAERVKAKSQVEIYPVLEKWAADKTKEEVAAILDKAGINNQPVFNAKEVANHPHWVERGAVRWLDDPIYGDIMHQGPAYKLSATPPRLKWALKPVGADNDYVLGKLCGIGPDELKRLEDAETI